The proteins below are encoded in one region of Lactuca sativa cultivar Salinas chromosome 3, Lsat_Salinas_v11, whole genome shotgun sequence:
- the LOC128133049 gene encoding uncharacterized protein LOC128133049 has product MGNTPHRRSSSSSSYFSGCISPSCVQSYNQYTLINDGKHNNGCDRWRRKWRKLINTVIRESKKSIYGSPKPLTFRYDAVSYSQNFDEGTHRCEYYDQHGRRCSIAHRAHSDRVLLQFSN; this is encoded by the exons ATGGGCAACACTCCTCACCGgagatcatcatcatcatcatcttactTTTCCGGCTGTATTTCGCCGTCGTGTGTTCAATCTTATAACCAGTACACACTCATCAACGACGGCAAACACAACAATGGCTGTGATCGATGGCGTCGGAAGTGGAGAAAGCTGATCAACACAGTGATTCGAGAAAGCAAGAAGAGCATCTATGGATCCCCAAAACCTTTGACATTCCGGTATGACGCCGTTAGCTACTCGCAGAATTTCGATGAAGGAACTCATCGGTGTGAGTATTACGATCAGCACGGACGTCGATGCTCAATTGCTCACAG GGCCCACAGTGATCGTGTCCTGCTCCAGTTTAGCAATTAG